The following are encoded in a window of Fusarium falciforme chromosome 11, complete sequence genomic DNA:
- a CDS encoding Manganese lipoxygenase, translating to MVLTGVSLPQLPVTVPAAPKPDAILKHPSLDERKKDASIGVQDVPFSDIDPGVFNSELVKLKIYAKPDQKNLAQKPELGGGNIEEGTYAGTQAALTHAYSRIERSYESYFDVLQVEPTLPRYVDLSQKKQIYKYSAYPKNPDGTDAQYPPHLQSIPSADQVSELKIFNALGLVETGLMIKQIIPDTFAGKTARWLLSLKNGDISGAPDQGPKIEDYVEYNKKHRKSGTDIEQGANIGLLPDWFGDRRFAEQSFTGTNPTTIEKVSEDLLTEFIDTAKRDGWDYWAKTLPQIDRKSLFMQDTRYFRKAFGAKPDEELKHKEPASDDNWACSAVTLFQLHDDGKLHPIAIVCDYKVSMKNSVTIFNQRKSPADSSDKEKNDWAWRYAKTCAQVSDWIRHEVSVHLTRAHMIEESLIVATHRTIPMEHIVFKILQPHWYKTLSLNAAARSTLVPQVIKDLVGVNPDYLYRFVRYEFENFDYVKSYIPNDLSNRGFPNTTEGLADKKYKNYAYAKNMLSMWKAIRKYVMSMLLMYYDKNTADKMVKEDKYVQDWYKEIQTNGWIKTFPNIQTLDQLCDALTMSIHIAAPFHTAVNYLQNFYQAFVLSKPPALCNALPKSLAELKTYTEKSLVDALPIGRQREWLLAVQVPWLLSFKVPSDRSLVSFAQSQWRAQVGNSPEAQAVRNISEMFYLDLKKLDVEFLVTSKGMDEGSIPYMVMDPDNTAVSILI from the exons ATGGTTCTCACTGGCGTTTCGCTTCCCCAGCTGCCGGTGACTGTGCCGGCAGCTCCCAAGCCTGATGCTATCCTCAAGCATCCATCACTTGATGAGCGAAAGAAGGATGCCAGCATTGGTGTGCAGGATGTTCCCTTTTCTGACATTGACCCCGGTGTATTCAACAGCGAGCTTGTGAAGCTCAAGATTTATGCGAAGCCGGATCAGAAGAACTTGGCTCAAAAGCCAGAGTTGGGTGGAGGCAACATCGAGGAGGGCACCTACGCTGGCACGCAGGCCGCTCTCACACACGCCTACAGCCGCATTGAGCGAAG CTACGAGTCGTATTTCGACGTGTTGCAAGTCGAGCCAACTTTGCCTAGATATGTAGATCTCTCCCAGAAGAAGCAGATCTACAAGTACTCTGCCTACCCCAAGAACCCCGACGGTACAGATGCCCAGTACCCTCCACATCTTCAGAGCATCCCGTCCGCCGACCAAGTCTCTGAGCTCAAGATCTTCAAtgctcttggtcttgtcgaGACAGGCTTGATGATCAAGCAGATCATTCCTGATACCTTTGCCGGTAAGACGGCGAGGTGGCTTCTCAGCTTGAAGAATGGAGATATCAGCGGTGCTCCGGATCAAGGCCCCAAGATTGAGGATTATGTCGAGTACAACAAGAAGCACCGCAAGTCTGGCACGGATATTGAACAGGGCGCCAACATTGGCCTTCTTCCTGACTGGTTCGGCGATCGTCGTTTCGCGGAGCAGTCTTTCACCGGTACCAACCCTACGACCATCGAGAAGGTGTCGGAGGACCTTTTGACCGAGTTCATCGATACTGCTAAGCGCGATGGATGGGACTACTGGGCCAAGACTCTTCCCCAAATCGATCGCAAGTCTCTCTTCATGCAAGACACTCGCTACTTCCGCAAGGCATTCGGTGCCAAGCCTgatgaggagctcaagcACAAGGAGCCGGCTTCTGATGACAACTGGGCCTGCTCAGCCGTGACGCTCTTCCAGCTTCACGACGATGGAAAGCTACATCCCATTGCCATCGTCTGCGACTACAAGGTCAGCATGAAGAACTCGgtcaccatcttcaaccaacGCAAGTCTCCGGCGGATTCCTccgacaaggagaagaacgaCTGGGCTTGGAGATACGCAAAGACGTGCGCTCAAGTCTCAGACTGGATCCGCCATGAGGTCAGCGTTCACTTGACTCGTGCGCACATGATCGAAGAGTCATTGATTGTGGCTACTCACCGGACTATTCCCATGGAGCACATCGTCTTCAAGATTCTCCAGCCACACTGGTACAAGACGCTTTCACTCAACGCGGCCGCGAGAAGCACACTTGTGCCGCAGGTCATCAAGGACCTTGTTGGCGTCAATCCCGACTATTTGTACCGCTTCGTGCGCTACGAATTCGAGAACTTTGATTATGTCAAGAGCTACATCCCCAATGATCTCTCTAACCGTGGATTCCCGAACACTACCGAGGGGCTGGCGGACAAGAAGTACAAGAACTACGCCTATGCCAAGAACATGCTTTCGATGTGGAAGGCCATCCGTAAGTACGTCATGAGCATGCTCTTGATGTACTATGACAAGAACACGGCCGACAAGATGGTCAAGGAAGACAAGTACGTTCAGGACTGGTACAAGGAGATCCAGACCAACGGCTGGATCAAGACCTTCCCCAACATTCAGACCCTGGATCAGCTTTGTGATGCGCTCACAATGTCTATTCACATTGCAGCTCCGTTCCATACGGCCGTCAACTATCTCCAGAACTTCTATCAGGCCTTCGTGCTCTCCAAGCCACCGGCCTTGTGCAACGCTTTGCCAAAGTCCCTTGCCGAGCTCAAGACCTACACAGAAAAGAGCCTGGTGGATGCTCTTCCTATCGGTCGACAGAGGGAGTGGCTGCTGGCAGTTCAAGTTCCCTGGCTCCTCAGTTTCAAGGTGCCCAGTGACCGCAGTCTGGTTAGCTTTGCCCAGTCTCAGTGGCGAGCACAGGTTGGAAATAGTCCGGAGGCTCAAGCGGTTCGCAACATCAGCGAGATGTTTTACCTCGACTTGAAGAAGCTTGATGTCGAGTTTCTTGTTACCAGCAAGGGAATGGACGAGGGCAGCATTCCTTACATGGTGATGGACCCTGACAACACGGCCGTGTCCATTCTTATTTGA
- a CDS encoding AA-permease domain-containing protein: protein MKQEILPDPDFGASKARADDSAKLEPQIGESQSLHNGTTSPDTNEETHRGFKPRHSQMIAIGGAIGTSLFLGTAQVLRVGGPLFLLISYGVLSVLVYCIVTGIAEVATYLPVPGGTMAYYGHKYVSRSMGFAMGYLYWYSLGILIPYEFVASTLLIDFWGPAVSPAVWITVIYAVIVLLNFFPVRVFGECEFWSAGMKIILILGLIFLSIVVFFGGGPNHDPLYFRYWKNPGPVNTHIVKGDAGRLVALLQSFVLASFAFVLAPEQLIVTAGEMQSPRYNLPRAARRYVWRLIILFMPSVLGIGVVCMSNDPALSSSGTASSPFVIAIRNAGIPVLDSIVNAMILLSAITAGNAFLYSASRNLYSLAKAGNAPAIFRKCNSYGLPYFSVAVTACLGGLAYLSLSSSSLTVFNWLINITNTSGYVSWICCGIIYVRYRKAIVHHKLESPYRSRLQPWGMYFGSAGSVILLLINGFTVFFPSEWSVATFLTAYIGIPAFLLIYFGHRLYYRNDEWVRKPEDIDMYEGMDEVLAAERPPPVRGQISKRLWALIE, encoded by the coding sequence ATGAAACAAGAAATCCTCCCAGATCCTGACTTTGGAGCATCTAAAGCCAGAGCCGATGATTCCGCAAAGCTCGAACCCCAAATCGGGGAATCCCAGAGCCTACACAATGGCACCACGTCCCCCGACACGAACGAAGAAACACATCGAGGCTTCAAGCCCCGACATTCTCAGATGATTGCAATTGGGGGTGCCATTGGTACTTctctgttcctgggaactGCACAAGTCCTCCGTGTGGGCGGTCCTCTCTTCCTGCTCATCTCTTACGGCGTCTTGTCTGTGCTGGTGTACTGCATTGTCACCGGCATCGCGGAGGTTGCGACATACCTCCCTGTGCCTGGCGGTACCATGGCCTACTACGGCCACAAGTACGTCTCCCGCAGTATGGGGTTCGCCATGGGTTATCTATACTGGTACTCCCTAGGCATCTTGATCCCATACGAGTTTGTCGCTTCGACCCTTCTCATCGACTTCTGGGGCCCTGCTGTCAGTCCTGCTGTTTGGATCACCGTCATTTACGCCGTCATCGTGCTTCTCAATTTCTTTCCCGTAAGGGTGTTTGGAGAGTGCGAGTTTTGGAGCGCTGGGATGAAGATCATACTTATCCTTGGCTTGATCTTCCTCTCCATCGTTGTATTCTTTGGAGGAGGGCCGAACCACGACCCCCTGTACTTTCGATACTGGAAGAATCCTGGACCTGTTAATACCCATATTGTGAAGGGAGATGCAGGACGCCTTGTTGCTCTTCTTCAGTCCTTTGTACTCGCTTCGTTCGCCTTCGTTCTGGCTCCCGAGCAACTCATCGTTACAGCGGGCGAGATGCAGTCACCACGTTACAACTTGCCTCGTGCAGCTCGACGCTACGTCTGGCGTCTAATTATTCTCTTCATGCCTAGTGTCTTGGGAATCGGTGTTGTTTGCATGTCCAACGACCCCGCGCTCTCTTCGTCTGGAACAGCAAGCTCTCCATTTGTCATCGCCATCCGCAACGCCGGAATCCCTGTCCTTGACAGTATCGTCAATGCCATGATTCTTCTTTCGGCCATCACTGCCGGAAATGCGTTTCTCTATTCTGCGTCCCGGAATCTCTACTCCCTAGCCAAAGCTGGCAACGCCCCTGCAATCTTCAGAAAATGCAACAGTTACGGCCTTCCCTACTTTTCGGTTGCCGTCACAGCCTGCCTTGGTGGTCTAGCCTACCTGTCTCTTTCCAGTAGCAGTCTTACTGTCTTCAACTGGTTGATCAACATCACAAACACGTCCGGTTACGTCAGCTGGATCTGTTGTGGTATCATCTACGTTAGGTATCGCAAGGCGATCGTCCATCACAAACTGGAGTCACCGTACCGTTCCCGGTTGCAGCCATGGGGTATGTACTTTGGCTCTGCAGGCTCTGTCATCTTGCTGTTGATCAATGGTTTTACCGTATTTTTCCCTTCCGAGTGGTCTGTGGCAACATTCCTTACTGCGTATATCGGTATCCCGGCCTTTTTGCTCATCTATTTCGGTCACCGCCTCTACTACCGGAACGATGAATGGGTCAGAAAGCCGGAAGACATTGATATGTATGAAGGAATGGATGAGGTGCTCGCTGCAGAGAGGCCACCACCCGTCAGAGGCCAGATCAGCAAGAGACTGTGGGCGTTGATCGAGTAG
- a CDS encoding Zn(2)-C6 fungal-type domain-containing protein — protein sequence MKGFCDSRLHLILADLLRSTLFFIPPIAPGRKHPVVVQRPQPINGEPRNRPSRRAIEEARVYPAEARMPDLPSKVCGCHAIIGSLTGLRYHHGPLLTLMYYRKKKCDQIYPVCSHCSRLNLVCKREPPRPLKSSSPAPSDTAARTDSAMTRTPRIDQQLRGITHLCQPLGLPLSESDDAEAEDLIGIILPMAFECPPLMYAVSAWASSHLALRDDKFKSLSLRHRGYALARLQESVQQSQLSTEMCLAVTMVLCSMESISEATDSWYPHLTGAAAALAQGPNSVCDPKQAVQVTFEGRWLLRNFAYHDVMMSVSMDRPPLIKGFYWAAADESLPDPYFGFASRLLFLVSETSVLNADFADANGISQTGQTINHGDRSIRARKIEDELQRWVCPSNERGSPLALLGEAYRNAALIHLYRTLRRHISGYTAVLQAKIKACVEAIVKLSREVSEGCLVECTLLFPLFMAGGETHEMSEIEAIREKLGDMIRWRKFRNVEACLEILDENCNTPTAYHLSPDTSSQPQLQFTMANENTSKPEELKEHADQAAIPYRGPRLPAVPDDLVVPGIFDIECDERLWVPQAPDVWFRPLLFSVSGGYFVNILRVRRSGILSRHRHAGAVHATVLKGRWHYLEHPWWATEGGYAYEPPGDIHTLEVPEDVKEMVTLFHVTGAYIYVDPDGNPVGVEDVFSKLDKARKHYEAVGLGASFADQFVR from the exons ATGAAGGGTTTCTGTGACTCGAGACTTCATCTCATCCTTGCTGACCTCCTACGATCGACTCTGTTCTTTATCCCGCCCATAGCGCCCGGACGAAAGCATCCTGTAGTCGTACAGAGACCTCAACCGATCAATGGAGAACCCAGGAATCGCCCCTCTCGCAGggccatcgaggaggccAGGGTATACCCGGCAGAGGCGCGGATGCCTGACTTGCCGTCAAAGGTATGtggatgccatgccatcatTGGTTCTCTTACCGGGCTTCGCTATCATCATGGGCCTCTTCTGACGCTAATGTACTACAGAAAGAAGAAGTGTGACCAGATCTACCCTGTTTGCAGCCACTGCTCGCGGCTCAACCTGGTCTGCAAGCGTGAACCACCTCGCCCCCTGAAGTCGTCATCGCCTGCGCCATCGGACACGGCGGCCAGAACCGATTCCGCTATGACAAGAACTCCGAGGATAGATCAGCAACTCCGGGGCATAACACACTTATGTCAGCCTTTGGGCCTGCCGCTCTCGGAGTCGGACGATGCAGAGGCTGAGGACCTGATTGGAA TCATTCTCCCTATGGCATTTGAATGCCCACCACTCATGTATGCAGTATCAGCATGGGCCTCGTCCCATCTGGCCTTGCGAGATGACAAGTTCAAATCCTTGTCTCTACGCCACCGTGGATATGCTCTAGCACGTCTCCAAGAGTCGGTTCAACAAAGTCAGCTCTCGACAGAAATGTGTCTCGCAGTCACAATGGTCCTCTGCTCTATGGAGTCAATATCCGAAGCCACTGACAGCTGGTACCCCCATCTCACGGGCGCAGCTGCAGCTCTAGCACAGGGACCAAACTCGGTGTGTGACCCGAAACAGGCAGTGCAGGTGACGTTTGAGGGGAGATGGCTACTCCGCAATTTTGCGTACCACGATGTCATGATGAGTGTCTCGATGGATCGCCCACCCTTGATTAAAGGCTTCTATTGGGCGGCAGCAGATGAATCTCTACCGGATCCGTACTTTGGATTCGCGTCACGTCTGCTGTTTCTTGTGTCTGAGACCAGCGTCCTCAATGCTGACTTTGCAGATGCAAATGGCATTTCCCAAACTGGCCAAACTATCAACCATGGTGATCGGTCAATTCGGGCTCGGAAGATTGAGGATGAACTTCAACGCTGGGTGTGTCCTTCGAACGAGCGCGGCTCACCACTAGCACTACTGGGCGAGGCTTACCGTAACGCCGCACTCATTCATCTATACCGAACCCTCAGACGCCACATAAGCGGCTATACTGCTGTGCTACAGGCCAAGATAAAGGCATgtgttgaagccatcgtcaagcTCAGCCGGGAAGTCTCGGAAGGATGCCTGGTGGAGTGCACACTGCTGTTTCCCCTCTTCATGGCTGGAGGAGAAACCCACGAGATGTCCGAGATTGAAGCTATTCGGGAAAAACTCGGTGACATGATTAGGTGGCGAAAATTCCGCAATGTCGAGGCTTGTCTTGAGATACTTGATGAA AACTGCAACACTCCTACCGCCTACCACCTAAGCCCGGACACTTCTTCTCAACCACAACTCCAATTCACCATGGCAAACGAAAACACCTCCAAGCCGGAAGAGCTCAAAGAGCATGCCGATCAGGCTGCCATCCCTTATCGCGGGCCACGTCTACCCGCTGTACCTGACGATCTCGTTGTCCCGGGCATTTTCGACATTGAATGCGACGAACGTCTTTGGGTTCCCCAAGCTCCAGACGTCTGGTTCCGGCCACTTCTATTCAGCGTCTCGGGCGGTTACTTTGTCAATATCCTCCGTGTACGACGATCCGGTATCCTATCTCGCCATCGCCACGCTGGTGCGGTACACGCCACTGTGCTCAAGGGCCGCTGGCACTATCTCGAACACCCCTGGTGGGCTACTGAAGGCGGCTACGCGTACGAGCCTCCTGGAGATATCCATACGCTTGAGGTGCCGGAGGATGTGAAGGAGATGGTGACGCTGTTCCATGTTACGGGCGCTTACATCTATGTGGACCCTGATGGCAATCCTGTGGGAGTGGAGGATGTGTTTAGCAAGTTGGATAAGGCGAGGAAGCATTATGAAGCTGTTGGACTTGGGGCGAGCTTTGCGGACCAGTTTGTGAGATAG
- a CDS encoding Bifunctional lycopene cyclase/phytoene synthase: MGMYKIGFLIAGAVISTIPWDSYLIRQKIWTYPPGAIVGPTLQDIPAEEVFFFFIQTFNTSLLYLILSKTTLHSIYLDRGRSSHRIIGQVILVVAILHGLAAVHNGGEGTYLGLILIWACPFILLLWSLASDFLVHLPLTSTVIPILVPTLYLWMVDTFALHRGTWSISSGTKHGIELWRGLDIEEAIFFLLTNTMIVFGQAAFDNALAILDTFPERFRHDTGLPSPPLLIQTLLLPKAKYDKERIAGLVNATTLLSKKSRSFYLASGAFEGKLRMDLIRLYAFCRAADDLVDEATSTEAARLWIERLERFLQLAFGQKSSTSELDDYVRKQFPEPIQQALLQLPTNYLPSQPLYDLLKGFETDLLFATSFPIATTEDLDLYASRVAGTVAELCNCLILWHYSPDISAESRSHIVNGGVQMGIALQYVNMARDITVDAGIGRVYIPSTWLSESGLEAQDVVQTPSGSSVEGLRQRLLGRAFAKYELARGAIDELPPEVRGPIRVAVESYMEIGRVLREPGYSVRAGKATVPLWRRIRVAWSALNQ; encoded by the exons ATGGGCATGTACAAGATTGGGTTTTTGATAGCG GGAGCAGTGATTTCAACCAT CCCGTGGGATTCATATCTCATCAGGCAGAAGATCTGGACATATCCTCCAGGCGCCATCGTCGGTCCAACGCTCCAGGACATTCCAGCTGAAGAagttttcttctttttcatcCAAACCTTCAATACTTCTCTACTTTATCTCATCCTAAGTAAAACTACGTTACATTCTATCTATCTAGATAGAGGACGTAGTTCCCATAGAATCATCGGTCAGGTCATACTCGTAGTTGCAATTCTACATGGCCTCGCGGCAGTTCATAATGGTGGAGAAGGTACCTACCTAGGCCTCATCTTGATTTGGGCTTGCCCTTTCATCCTCTTATTATG GAGTCTTGCGTCTGACTTCTTGGTCCACCTACCCTTGACCAGCACCGTGATCCCTATTTTGGTGCCGACACTCTATCTTTGGATGGTCGATACGTTTGCTCTACATCGCGGGACATGGAGTATATCCTCCGGAACAAAGCATGGCATTGAGCTGTGGAGGGGGCTTGATATCGA AGAAGCCATCTTCTTTTTGTTGACAAACACCATGATTGTATTCGGACAAGCGGCATTCGACAATGCCCTGGCCATTCTGGACACATTTCCTGAGAGATTCAGACACGACACTGGTCTTCCAAGTCCGCCTCTCCTCATTCAAACACTTCTCTTACCCAAAGCCAAGTACGACAAAGAGCGCATCGCTGGGCTTGTCAACGCAACTACTCTTTTAAGTAAGAAAAGTCGGAGTTTCTACCTCGCCAGTGGAGCCTTCGAGGGGAAACTTCGGATGGATCTTATTCGTCTCTACGCATTTTGTAGGGCCGCTGATGATCTGGTCGACGAAGCCACATCCACTGAAGCAGCAAGGTTGTGGATCGAGAGGCTAGAGCGATTCTTGCAGCTTGCGTTTGGCCAGAAATCATCAACATCCGAGCTGGACGACTATGTCAGGAAACAATTCCCGGAACCGATTCAGCAGGCATTGCTACAGCTACCGACGAACTACCTTCCAAGCCAACCCCTCTACGATTTGTTGAAAGGATTTGAGACTGACTTGCTATTTGCTACAAGCTTCCCAATAGCAACTACCGAAGATCTGGACTTGTATGCAAGCCGTGTGGCGGGAACAGTTGCAGAGCTTTGCAATTGCCTCATACTTTGGCACTATTCTCCAGATATATCGGCAGAGTCACGTAGCCACATTGTGAATGGAGGCGTGCAGATGGGAATTGCTCTCCAATATGTCAACATGGCACGGGACATCACAGTGGACGCCGGCATAGGCCGAGTCTACATTCCGAGTACCTGGTTGAGCGAATCGGGCTTAGAGGCTCAAGATGTGGTTCAAACTCCATCTGGATCGTCCGTCGAAGGTTTGCGTCAAAGGCTCCTTGGTCGTGCCTTTGCGAAATATGAACTTGCTCGAGGGGCTATTGATGAGCTTCCTCCTGAGGTGAGAGGGCCGATCCGGGTTGCCGTGGAAAGCTACATGGAGATTGGGCGGGTATTGAGAGAACCGGGGTATTCCGTTCGGGCTGGGAAAGCAACTGTGCCCTTGTGGAGGAGGATCAGGGTTGCATGGTCAGCGTTGAACCAGTAG
- a CDS encoding Amino-oxidase domain-containing protein, with translation MEEPKCKGKSMIVIEISAAYVLRRNFSSFLSMARPEMLLNLLALHPFQSIWTRASKYFWTERLRRVFTFGTMYMGMSPFDAPATYSLLQYTELAEGILYPKGGFHRVVECLVKVGQRLGVEYRLSTSVQSISIDKATRKTNGVILEDGTLLPADIVVSNADLVYTYNNLLPETSYAHSLSKREASCSSISFYWSISRVIPKLQAHNIFLADDYRESFDSIFKQHLIPAEPSFYVNVPSRVDPSAAPEGKDSIVVLVPVGHLLSDKSGTHRGTNKAANSPEDTSTRIRIGTPWYHLLAKR, from the exons ATGGAAGAACCAAAGTGTAAAGGAAAGTCCATGATTGTAATTG AGATCAGCGCAGCCTATGTGCTTCGAAGGAACTTTTCATCCTTTCTCAGCATGGCAAGGCCGGAGATGCTGCTGAATCTTTTGGCTCTTCATCCCTTCCAGAGTATATGGACTCGAGCTAGCAAGTATTTCTGGACTGAAAGGCTGAGAAGAGTCTTCACATTCGGGACTATGTACATGGGCATGAGTCCGTTTGATGCACCGGCGACGTATAGCCTGTTGCAGTACACAGAGTTGGCAGAGGGAATTTTGTACCCAAAAGGCGGGTTTCATAGA GTTGTTGAATGCCTTGTCAAGGTCGGCCAGCGACTGGGTGTGGAATACCGCCTGTCCACCTCAGTACAATCTATTTCCATCGACAAGGCCACGCGGAAAACTAACGGAGTTATTCTTGAAGACGGAACCCTCCTCCCGGCAGACATCGTAGTCTCGAATGCGGACCTTGTCTACACATACAACAATCTTCTACCGGAAACCTCCTATGCGCACTCTCTGTCCAAGCGCGAGGCATCCTGCAGCAGCATCTCATTTTACTGGTCGATTTCGAGGGTTATTCCGAAACTTCAGGCTCACAACATCTTTCTTGCGGACGACTACCGAGAGTCCTTTGACAGTATCTTCAAGCAACATCTCATCCCGGCGGAGCCGTCCTTCTATGTCAACGTTCCGTCGCGGGTGGATCCCTCGGCCGCCCCAGAAGGTAAAGACTCCATCGTCGTGTTAGTTCCCGTAGGCCACCTGCTGTCGGACAAGTCAGGAACACATAGGGGCACAAACAAGGCAGCCAATAGCCCCGAAGATACGTCAACTCGGATCAGGATTGGGACTCCATGGTATCACTTGCTCGCGAAACGGTAA
- a CDS encoding Gamma-glutamylcyclotransferase — MIVKENNHPQAQAMQPSTLPRARKPDVLYFAYGSNLHVAQMAKRCPSSVFIGTGTLSGYRWQINERGVANVVPADDSSVEGLVYLVNARDVRALDRSEGVARKLYQKHMLEIVLQRHRQYSSFTSARLAHVLEEASNSSNQASGQTSQSAGANSDSDPEGSPHQHSPPSNGLPSQRQQRAYRPLDVKALVYVSENYATDGTIREEYIARMQNAVSNASTLGVSQSFLDKYIVPHLRPDDEEPAIQDQFQEGNQEEKHQEEKQENKKEEGKADESPDTAASNDATTSSAADKSSGQTMETQDGQREGRFDAVIVGACVLATAGWCSMTLL, encoded by the coding sequence ATGATCGTCAAAGAAAACAACCACCCACAAGCGCAGGCTATGCAGCCGTCAACATTACCCCGGGCACGAAAGCCCGATGTCCTTTACTTTGCCTACGGGAGCAATCTCCATGTTGCCCAGATGGCCAAGCGGTGTCCTTCAAGCGTCTTCATCGGCACGGGGACACTCTCTGGTTACAGGTGGCAGATCAACGAGCGTGGGGTGGCCAATGTGGTCCCTGCGGATGACTCTTCAGTCGAGGGCCTTGTGTACCTTGTCAATGCCCGGGATGTGAGGGCACTGGATCGCTCTGAAGGTGTGGCTAGAAAGTTGTACCAAAAGCACATGTTGGAAATCGTCCTCCAGCGCCACAGACAATACTCCTCGTTCACATCTGCACGCTTAGCCCATGTGCTTGAAGAAGCGTCAAACTCATCAAATCAAGCGTCCGGCCAAACATCGCAATCAGCGGGCGCAAACTCAGACTCGGATCCAGAGGGATCTCCCCATCAACATAGTCCTCCGTCGAATGGCCTTCCCAGTCAACGACAACAGAGGGCATATCGCCCTCTGGACGTCAAAGCTTTAGTCTACGTCAGCGAAAACTACGCCACCGACGGGACGATTCGAGAAGAATACATCGCACGCATGCAAAACGCTGTCTCCAATGCCAGTACGCTTGGAGTCTCACAGTCGTTCCTCGACAAATACATTGTCCCTCACCTAAGGCccgatgacgaggaaccaGCCATACAGGACCAGTTCCAGGAGGGGAATCAGGAGGAAAAGCAtcaggaggagaagcaagagaataagaaggaggaaggaAAGGCAGACGAATCGCCCGACACTGCCGCCAGTAACGACGCTACCACCAGCAGCGCAGCCGACAAGTCTTCTGGGCAGACAATGGAAACTCAGGATGGCCAAAGAGAAGGTCGGTTCGATGCTGTTATTGTTGGGGCCTGTGTCTTGGCCACCGCTGGGTGGTGTTCTATGACTCTCCTCTAG